A DNA window from Chlamydia felis Fe/C-56 contains the following coding sequences:
- the rpsS gene encoding 30S ribosomal protein S19, with protein sequence MGRSLRKGPFVDHSLIKKVRAMNLLEKKAPIKTWSRRSMITPEMIGHTFEVHNGKKFLTVFVSETMVGHKLGEFSPTRMFKSHPVKKG encoded by the coding sequence ATGGGAAGATCGTTAAGAAAGGGTCCTTTTGTTGATCACAGTCTGATAAAAAAAGTGCGCGCCATGAACTTATTGGAGAAGAAAGCTCCAATTAAAACTTGGTCTCGTCGTTCTATGATTACCCCCGAGATGATTGGACACACATTTGAAGTTCATAATGGAAAAAAATTTTTAACGGTTTTTGTTTCAGAAACCATGGTAGGGCACAAGTTGGGAGAGTTTTCTCCCACAAGAATGTTTAAAAGTCATCCCGTGAAGAAGGGGTAA